Sequence from the Sphingomonas sp. KR3-1 genome:
CGTTGAGTTCGTTCCAGGCGCTCGCCTTCCCGGCGATGAACGCGCTGCTCTCGCGCCTCACCGACGCCACGCGCCAGGGCGCGCTGCAGGGCGGCGTCTCCAGCCTTGCCAGCGTTGCGCTGATCGTCTCGCCCTTCGCGATGACCCAGGCGCTGTCGATCGGCTCCGAGCACGGCTTCCGGGCGGGCAATTTCGTCCTCGCCGCCGCGCTCGCCTTTTCCGCGATGGCGATCCTGCTGCTGCGCGTCGTACCCAGGGTGCACGCCCGCCCGGAACCCGAAGCATCAACGCCGGCTTAGGCATTTTTCGAAAATTGCGTATGGTGTTACGGCGAGGCCTCCCCTAGCGTTTCCGGCAACAGGGAGGGCCGATGACTACCGAAGCGATGCTGGCGAGCGACTTCGCGACGCTCTCCGACCTGATCCGCGCCCATGGCGTGGAGCGCCCGGACAAGCCGGCAATGGTCTTCGAGGACCGCTCGATCTCTTATGCCGCGCTCGACGCGGTGCTCGACCGTCTCGCCGCTGCGCTCCAGCGCGCGGGGCTCGGCAAGAACGATGCCGTCGCGATCCTCGCTTCGCCGTCGATCGACTATGGCTGCGCGTTCTTCGGCGCGCTCCGGGCCGGCTGCGTGCCCACCCCGCTCCAGCCCTCCGCCACCCCGGCGCAGCTCGCGGCGATGATCGCGGATTGCGGCGCGAAAATCCTGTTCGTCGACACCGCCGGTGCCCAGGCGCTGGCCGATGCCCCCATCGCCGCCCGGCGCGTCCCGCTCGAGGCGCTGGACGATTTCCTTGCTCCCGAAGGCACCGGCCCCGCGCGCGTCGAGATCGGCCCCGACGATCCGTTCAACATCATCTATTCCTCCGGCACCACCGGCACGCCCAAGGGCATCGTCCAGCCGCAATCGATGCGCTGGGTCCATATCGCCCGCGCGCCCGGCGGCTTCGGCAATGCCGTGACGATGATTGCCACCCCGCTCTATTCGAACACCACGCTCGTCAGCTTCATCCCGACGATCGCCTGGGGCGGCACCGCGGTGCTGCTCCGCAAGTTCGACGCGCACGCCTTCATCGCCCAGGCAGCGAAGCACCGCGCCACCCACGCGATGCTCGTCCCCGTCCAGTACCAGCGGATCATGACACTGCCGGACTTCGACCGCTTCGACCTGTCGAGCTTCCAGCTCAAGACCTGCACCAGCGCCCCCTTCTCCGCGGCGCTCAAGGCCGACATCCTCGCCCGCTGGCCCGGACTGCTGGTCGAATATTACGGCATGACCGAGGGCGGCGGCACCACCGCCTTGCTGTGCAACGCCCACCCGGACAAGCTCCACACCGTCGGCAAGCCGCTCCCCGGCCAGGACCTCCGCCTGATCGACGAGGATGGCGCCGAGGTTCCCCAGGGCGCGATGGGCGAAGTCGTCGGCCGCTCGGCGGCGATGATGACCGGCTATCACCACCGCGCCGACGCCACCCGCGACGCCACCTGGCACGACGAAGACGGCAACCGCTTCATCCGCCACGGCGATGTCGGCCGCTTCGACGCGGACGGCTTCCTGATCCTGATGGACCGCAAGAAGGACCTGATCATCTCGGGCGGGTTCAACATCTATCCCTCGGACCTCGAGGCGGTGCTGGCCCAGCATCCGGGCGTCGCCGATTGCGCGGTGATCGGCATTCCCTCGGAGCAATGGGGCGAGACCCCGGTCGGCTTCTTCACCGGCGCCGGCGACCCCGCCGAGATCCTTGCCTGGTTCAACGGCCAGGTCGGCAAGACCCAGCGCCTCGCCGATCTCCGCCGGATCGACGAGCTGCCCCGCAGCGCGATCGGCAAGGTGCTCAAGCGCGAGCTGCGCGACCGGGTCGCTGCCGCATGACCCCGATCGCCGATCTCCTCGCCGCCGCCGCGCGTATCAGAACGGGCTTCACCAGCCACATCCCGAGCGACTGGCTGCAGGGCCGCACCGCCTATGGCGGGCTCTCCGCCGCGCTCGCGCTCCAGGCCGCGCTCGAGCTCGAGCCCGACCTGCCGCCGCTGCGCTCCGCCCAAATCGCCTTTATCGGCCCGCTCGCCGGCGACGTCACCGTCACCGCCACGAAGCTGCGCCGCGGCCGCAACGCCGCCTTCCTCCAGTCCGATGTCGTCTCCGAAGCCGGGCTCGGCCTGCGCGCGACCTTCGTGTTCATGGCGCCGCTCGCCTCCACGCTCGCCCATGACACCGCCGAGCGCGCGCCGGTCCGCCCGCCCGCGCCGGACGCCACGCTCTATGTCGGCCCGGAGGATTTCTTCACCGGCAATTTCGAGTTCCTCGACTGCAAGACCGGCACCGGACCCGCCGAATGGCTGCGCTGGGCCCGCCTGCGCGCCCGCACCGGCCTCCACCCGTTCGTCGAGCTGATGGCGATCGGCGATGCGCTGCCCCCCGCCGCGTTCAAGCTGCTCGGCGAGCGCCGCACCCCGCTCAGCTCGCTCAACTGGCAGGTCAACTTCCAGGACGCCGCGCCCGCCACCGACGACGGCTGGTGGCTGCTCAGCGCCCGCGCCGCCACCGCGCATGACGGCTATTCGACCCAGCGCATGGCGATCTGGAACGCCGCCGGCGAGCCAATCGCCGAGGCGATGCAGGGCGTCGCCATTTTTGGCTGAGCCCAGGAACGCGTCGCGATCTTCGGCTGATACAGTTTGCGACACTTTCCCCCGCGGCTGACAAAGTGTTGCGACAGCCCCGCGTGAAAAGCTGGACCCTGTCGGGGGCTTGAGACCCCCGAGACCAAGGAGTTCAGCCCCATGAAGAAGTTCCTCATCGCCGCGGCGCTCGGCGCGACCCTGATCGGGGCGCCGGCCTTCGCGCAGGCAGCCCCGCAGCGCGGTGCCGCCATGCTCGATCGCCTCGACACCAACCACGACGGCGTGATCACCAAGGACGAGTTCAACGCGGACGTCGCCGCCCGCTTCGCCAAGCTCGACACCGACAAGGACGGCAAGGTCAGCCAGGCCGAGCGCGAAGCCGGCCGTCCCGGCGGCGGTGGCGGCATGGGCATGCGCGGCATGACCGGCGACATGACCCTCGCCGACATGCAGGCCCAGGCCGCCAAGCGCTTCGACCGCATCGATGCCAATCACGACGGCAAGATCGATCAGGCCGAACGCGACGCCATCCTTGCCCGCATGGGCAACCGCCAGGCACCCCCGCCGGCCGACGCCAACTAAGTCGACCGGACCCTATCCCGGGCGGGCCTTGCCTCCTCTCGTCGCCCGCCCGGGTATTTTCTCCCCAAGCCTTGCGGCCAGCATCCGCACGGGCGACTCCTCTTTGCGGCACGCGTCATGACTTGCTACGAACCCGACATGACGGAAACGCCGCACCTCCTGCTCGTCGAGGACGAGCGCTCGATCCGCGAGCCGCTCGCGCAATATCTCACCAGGCAGGGCTTCCGGATCACCCAGGCCGGCGATGCCGAGGGCGCCCGCGCCCGCATGGCCGCCTATGCGATCGA
This genomic interval carries:
- a CDS encoding class I adenylate-forming enzyme family protein, yielding MTTEAMLASDFATLSDLIRAHGVERPDKPAMVFEDRSISYAALDAVLDRLAAALQRAGLGKNDAVAILASPSIDYGCAFFGALRAGCVPTPLQPSATPAQLAAMIADCGAKILFVDTAGAQALADAPIAARRVPLEALDDFLAPEGTGPARVEIGPDDPFNIIYSSGTTGTPKGIVQPQSMRWVHIARAPGGFGNAVTMIATPLYSNTTLVSFIPTIAWGGTAVLLRKFDAHAFIAQAAKHRATHAMLVPVQYQRIMTLPDFDRFDLSSFQLKTCTSAPFSAALKADILARWPGLLVEYYGMTEGGGTTALLCNAHPDKLHTVGKPLPGQDLRLIDEDGAEVPQGAMGEVVGRSAAMMTGYHHRADATRDATWHDEDGNRFIRHGDVGRFDADGFLILMDRKKDLIISGGFNIYPSDLEAVLAQHPGVADCAVIGIPSEQWGETPVGFFTGAGDPAEILAWFNGQVGKTQRLADLRRIDELPRSAIGKVLKRELRDRVAAA
- a CDS encoding thioesterase family protein, with amino-acid sequence MTPIADLLAAAARIRTGFTSHIPSDWLQGRTAYGGLSAALALQAALELEPDLPPLRSAQIAFIGPLAGDVTVTATKLRRGRNAAFLQSDVVSEAGLGLRATFVFMAPLASTLAHDTAERAPVRPPAPDATLYVGPEDFFTGNFEFLDCKTGTGPAEWLRWARLRARTGLHPFVELMAIGDALPPAAFKLLGERRTPLSSLNWQVNFQDAAPATDDGWWLLSARAATAHDGYSTQRMAIWNAAGEPIAEAMQGVAIFG
- a CDS encoding ca2+ sensor protein — protein: MKKFLIAAALGATLIGAPAFAQAAPQRGAAMLDRLDTNHDGVITKDEFNADVAARFAKLDTDKDGKVSQAEREAGRPGGGGGMGMRGMTGDMTLADMQAQAAKRFDRIDANHDGKIDQAERDAILARMGNRQAPPPADAN